The genomic segment CCTACAAGGGTTACGATGCACCGCAAAGAGTTTGCGAAGAAGTCATGGACTACACGACACAGAAAGCTTTAGATTGGATCAAAAAAGATAAGTCCAAGCCCTTTTTTATGTATTACGCAGCCGCTGCAGTCCACCACCCTATCACCCCTTCCAAAAGAATGAAAGGTAAAAGTGGCTCCGGTTTATATGGCGACTTCATCCAAGATTTAGATTATTCAGTAGGTCAATTTATCCAGGCTTTAGAACAAGAAGGTCTCATGGAAAATACCCTCTTTATTTTCACCAGTGATAATGGCGGAGATATCCCTGCCAGCAACAAAGACTGGCCCGAGTATCAGGCTTATGATATGGGTTTTCATTACAATGGCAAAACTCGTGGTGACAAACACCAAATATATGAAGGCGGTCTTAAAGTTCCCTTTATCATTCATTGGCCAAAAAAAGTTAAAAAAGGACAAGAATCAGACCACTTGGTAACAACGGCTGATTTCTTTAGTACATTTTCAGAAATTATTACTGGGCAACTCCCCCAAGCTCCACAAATTGCACCGGATAGCTTTAGTTTTGCTCACCTGCTCATCGGTTCCCCAGAATCTGAAGTACGTCCTTCCCTTGTTCACCGCGATGCTCTTGGCCGTCAGGCTTTTCGAAAAGGAAAATGGAAACTGATAGATAATTACTTTCCCGAGAATGGTAAAAAGAAAGGAAACACACGCGGCAACAAAATGTTGTTTGATCTAAGTAAAGACCCTTTAGAGACAAATAACATATATAAGCAGTACCCCGAAATTGCCATGGAGTTGGAGAAAGAATTCAATACCATTCGCGAAGCAAAAAGCAGTCGATTACTTAAATAATTTCATGAAATTTATCTATTAGCATTATAAAATAAGAGCATTTTTTACGATAAAGTCATTATAAAAAAATATTTATATGATT from the Lentisphaera araneosa HTCC2155 genome contains:
- a CDS encoding sulfatase family protein; the protein is MLHKSFLTGLFLLTGLFGLQANEKPNIVLYVADDFGLASINALGADEKFVQTPNLNKLTENGIKFTNAFTTASVCSPTRYTMLTGQYSWKTRLKKGVVNNNDPLIISTETITMGKMLQSQGYRTAAVGKWHLGYTDKKFDNLLGKIYPGPNDVGFDYHFGVPNNLDDLHKVYIENDRIYGLRSDKIEAWGASFYGGQSYKGYDAPQRVCEEVMDYTTQKALDWIKKDKSKPFFMYYAAAAVHHPITPSKRMKGKSGSGLYGDFIQDLDYSVGQFIQALEQEGLMENTLFIFTSDNGGDIPASNKDWPEYQAYDMGFHYNGKTRGDKHQIYEGGLKVPFIIHWPKKVKKGQESDHLVTTADFFSTFSEIITGQLPQAPQIAPDSFSFAHLLIGSPESEVRPSLVHRDALGRQAFRKGKWKLIDNYFPENGKKKGNTRGNKMLFDLSKDPLETNNIYKQYPEIAMELEKEFNTIREAKSSRLLK